One stretch of Prunus persica cultivar Lovell chromosome G1, Prunus_persica_NCBIv2, whole genome shotgun sequence DNA includes these proteins:
- the LOC18792806 gene encoding TMV resistance protein N isoform X7, whose amino-acid sequence MLMLQMSGTKKVVLHKHLRNMKVNMRKKRHEAKFVKKILGEVNKQLYSKYQLDIEHLVGITSRLKDVVRMIDIENSGSKDVVRMIGILGMGGIGKTTLAKAIYNKVEGSYEGRSFLANVREPINGLVGLQEQLLNDILKCEGIKVRSVAKGIDMIRARLCCKRALVIIDDADDLQQLKAIARARDWFGPGSRIIITTRDKHLLEQIGVDGTYMAEEMDEKEALELFGWHAFESGYPNQEYLDLSKRVIRYCRGLPLALEVVGSFLIKRPTAEWESHLEKLERSPDGDIQKILRISFDGLPDEEKREIFLDISCFFIGMDKDYVTQILKGCGFAQPIGISVLIERCLVTVSEENKLMMHDLLRDMGREIVYENAQGHREKFSRLWKREDVTDVLSDESGTKKIEGVALDLDLDSDLDLTKFSAQAFTNMKKLRLLHLSGVELTGEYKDFPKKLIWLCWRRFPLKSIPDDFPTQPKLVALDLQYSELKIVWKDCKLHQNLKILNLSHSYFLTKSPDFMKLPNLEELILKSCHSLSKVHSSIGDLGRLSLVNLKGCTDLEDLPLNFYKSKSIKTLILNGCSSFEKLAEGLGDMVSLTTLKADVTAIRQIPSSILKLKKLKALSLCYVKGLPSTNLLPPSLHSLSSLRELALANCSLTNDAVPKDLGSLISLERLDLACNDFCSLPSLSRLSELQDLSLHKCKNLRAIPDLPTNLKVLRADGCIALEKMPDFSEMSNIRELYLRDSGKLTEIPGLYKSLNSMTRIHMEKCTKLTADFRKNILQVWTSCGYGGIFLSGNDIPDWFHCVHDDDIVYFTVPQSDGRSLKGLTLSFGFSFSKLFIIGFLISIKNMTKCTELEARIIPDCRTEGYYLWQGQLSNDELKLQDGDKVLIEIIVEDYYRVKVKVKKTGVSLVWDKFMNENMIDYHLCAYERRPSQNLVNDDDIIHVEDDNHITKSPDFSKFPNLDKLILKGCKELIKVHSSIGNLGRLSLVNLEDCRMLKGLPLTFYKSKSIETLILNGCSRFQNLADGLGDMVSLTILKADNTAIRKIPSSIVKLKKLRILSLSGCRRLTKDAIPSLAGLSKLEVLCLNACRKLRAIPDLPTNLYVLKANGCPKLERIPEFSKMSNMRELYLCDSFRLTEVPGLDKSLDSMTRIHMERCTNLTTDFRNNILQRWTSCGFGGIYLNGIYDIPEWFKFVNHVDNIVFFEVPQRIMGRDLKGLTICFVYSSDMPKLVDSEGPKLEGTIGIIVRNLTKRTALHAKIAFASLREDHWFFRPVDHYLWQGQLSNDVLRLEGGNHVSILVTPDDVDFVRVKKTGVHLEWDKLMKENKSDRHLYDLETNGDF is encoded by the exons ATGTTGATGCTTCAGATGTCCGGAACCAAAAAGGTAGTTTTGCACAAGCATTTGAGAAACATGAAGgtaaacatgagaaagaaaag GCATGAAGCAAAGTTTGTCAAGAAAATTCTTGGGGAGGTTAATAAGCAGTTGTACAGCAAATACCAATTAGACATCGAACACCTTGTTGGAATTACTTCTCGGCTGAAAGATGTTGTTCGCATGATTGATATTGAAAATTCAGGTTCTAAGGATGTTGTTCGCATGATTGGTATTTTGGGGATGGGCGGCATTGGGAAAACAACGCTTGCCAAAGCCATTTATAACAAAGTTGAAGGTAGCTATGAAGGTAGGAGTTTCCTCGCAAACGTGAGGGAACCCATTAATGGTCTGGTTGGTTTGCAAGAACAACTTCTAAATGATATCTTGAAATGCGAGGGCATAAAGGTTCGCTCTGTTGCTAAAGGGATCGATATGATAAGAGCAAGACTTTGCTGTAAAAGAGCACTTGTCATAATTGACGATGCAGATGATCTACAGCAACTAAAAGCAATAGCTAGAGCTCGTGATTGGTTTGGTCCTGGAAGCAGAATTATTATAACAACAAGAGATAAACATTTGCTAGAGCAAATTGGAGTGGATGGCACTTATATGGCTGAAGAAATGGATGAAAAAGAAGCTCTAGAGCTCTTTGGTTGGCATGCCTTTGAAAGTGGTTATCCTAATCAAGAATATCTTGACCTCTCAAAACGTGTAATTCGTTACTGTCGAGGCTTGCCTCTAGCACTTGAAGTTGTAGGGTCTTTTCTGATTAAAAGACCCACAGCGGAGTGGGAAAGCCATTTGGAGAAATTGGAAAGAAGTCCTGATGGAGATATTCAAAAAATACTCAGAATAAGCTTTGACGGGCTACCTGatgaggaaaagagagagatattCCTTGATATATCCTGTTTCTTTATAGGAATGGACAAGGACTATGTAACACAAATATTAAAGGGATGTGGCTTTGCTCAACCGATAGGAATCAGTGTCCTCATTGAACGGTGCCTTGTAACTGTTAGTGAGGAAAACAAGCTGATGATGCATGATTTGCTTCGAGACATGGGAAGAGAGATTGTTTATGAAAATGCCCAGGGTCACCGTGAAAAATTTAGTAGATTGTGGAAACGTGAAGACGTAACAGATGTATTGAGCGATGAATCT ggaaccaaaaaaattgaaggagTTGCTCTAGATTTGGATCTAGATTCGGATCTAGATTTGACTAAATTCAGTGCACAAGCATTTACCAACATGAAAAAACTGAGGTTACTCCACCTCAGCGGAGTAGAGCTCACTGGAGAGTACAAAGATTTTCCCAAAAAGTTAATATGGTTGTGCTGGCGTAGATTCCCTTTAAAGTCCATACCAGATGACTTTCCTACGCAACCAAAACTAGTTGCTTTAGACCTGCAGTATAGCGAACTCAAAATAGTTTGGAAGGATTGCAAG TTGCATCAGAATTTGAAAATCCTTAATCTCAGTCATTcctattttctaacaaaatcaCCGGACTTTATGAAACTACCAAATCTCGAGGAATTGATATTGAAATCCTGTCATAGTTTGTCTAAGGTTCACTCATCCATCGGGGATCTTGGAAGACTTTCTTTGGTAAATCTTAAAGGCTGCACCGATCTAGAGGATCTCCCactgaatttctataaatccAAGTCTATTAAAACTCTTATACTTAATGGTtgttcaagttttgaaaagttGGCTGAGGGCTTAGGGGACATGGTATCATTGACAACTCTGAAAGCAGATGTGACAGCCATAAGACAAATACCATCTTCCatattaaaattgaagaaactgAAAGCTTTATCTTTATGTTATGTGAAAGGGTTGCCATCAACAAATCTTTTGCCTCCTTCATTGCATAGTTTAAGCTCTTTAAGAGAATTAGCTCTTGCAAACTGTAGTTTAACTAATGATGCAGTCCCCAAGGATCTCGGTAGCCTAATTTCCTTAGAAAGGTTAGATCTTGCATGCAATGACTTTTGCAGCCTACCAAGCCTCAGTCGTCTTTCAGAGCTTCAAGATTTGTCTTTACATAAGTGCAAAAATCTTCGTGCAATCCCAGATTTACCAACAAATTTGAAAGTCTTACGAGCAGATGGCTGCATTGCATTGGAAAAAATGCCAGATTTTTCAGAAATGTCAAATATAAGAGAATTGTATCTACGTGATTCAGGCAAACTCACTGAGATTCCAGGCCTGTATAAGTCATTAAACTCCATGACAAGGATTCATATGGAGAAGTGCACTAAACTCACTGCCGATTTTAGGAAGAACATCCTACAG GTATGGACTTCTTGCGGATATGGTGGCATTTTTCTCAGTGGAAATGATATTCCTGATTGGTTCCACTGTGTCCATGACGATGATATTGTGTATTTCACTGTGCCTCAAAGTGATGGTCGAAGTTTGAAAGGGTTAACTTTGTCCTTCGGTTTCTCCTTTTCAAAACTTTTCATTATTGGTTTTCTCATTAGCATTAAAAACATGACCAAGTGTACTGAGCTTGAAGCCAGGATCATACCCGATTGTCGAACTGAGGGTTATTATCTTTGGCAGGGACAGTTATCAAATGACGAGCTCAAATTGCAAGACGGTGATAAAGTCTTGATTGAAATAATAGTGGAGGATTATTATAGGGTGAAGGTCAAGGTGAAGAAAACAG GTGTTAGTCTGGTATGGGACAAATTTATGAACGAAAATATGATTGATTACCATCTTTGTGCGTATGAACGACGCCCATCTCAAAATCTGGTCAATGATGATGACATCATTCATGTCGAAGATGATAATCACATAACAAAATCACCAGACttttcaaaattcccaaaTCTCGATAAGTTGATATTGAAAGGTTGTAAGGAGTTGATTAAGGTTCACTCATCCATCGGGAATCTTGGAAGACTTTCTTTGGTAAATCTTGAAGACTGCCGAATGCTAAAGGGTCTCCCACTGACTTTCTATAAATCCAAGTCTATTGAAACTCTTATACTGAATGGTTGTTCAAGATTTCAAAACTTGGCTGATGGCTTAGGGGACATGGTATCATTGACAATTTTGAAAGCAGATAACACAGCCATCAGAAAAATTCCATCTTCCATAgtaaaattgaagaagttgAGAATTTTATCTCTATCTG GCTGCCGGAGGTTAACTAAGGATGCAATCCCAAGTCTCGCTGGTCTTTCAAAGCTCGAGGTCTTGTGTTTAAATGCATGCAGAAAACTTCGTGCAATCCCAGATTTACCAACCAATTTGTATGTTCTGAAAGCAAATGGCTGCCCAAAATTGGAAAGAATTCCAGAATTTTCAAAAATGTCGAATATGAGAGAATTGTATCTCTGTGATTCGTTCAGACTCACTGAGGTTCCAGGCCTGGATAAGTCATTAGACTCCATGACAAGGATTCATATGGAACGCTGCACCAATCTGACTACCGATTTTAGGAACAACATCCtacag AGATGGACTTCTTGCGGATTTGGTGGAATTTATTTGAATGGAATTTATGATATTCCTGAGTGGTTCAAATTCGTCAATCATGTGGACAATATCGTCTTCTTTGAAGTTCCTCAAAGAATCATGGGTCGTGATTTAAAAGGGTTAACTATATGCTTCGTTTACTCTTCAGACATGCCAAAACTCGTAGATTCTGAaggtccaaaacttgaaggTACTATTGGCATTATCGTTAGAAATCTTACCAAACGAACAGCTTTGCACGCCAAGATAGCATTTGCCTCCTTAAGAGAAGACCATTGGTTTTTTAGACCTGTAGACCATTATCTTTGGCAGGGACAATTGTCAAACGATGTGCTCCGTTTGGAAGGCGGTAACCACGTATCGATTCTTGTAACGCCTGATGATGTTGATTTTGTGAGAGTGAAGAAGACAGGGGTTCATCTAGAATGGGACAAACtcatgaaggaaaataaatcgGATCGTCATTTGTATGATTTGGAAACAAATGGGGATTTTTGA
- the LOC18792806 gene encoding TMV resistance protein N isoform X5, which produces MDARKAHKASSSSSPSSSSKRWKYDVFLSFRGEDTRKGFTGHLHAALSDAGISAFLDDNELERAEFIKTQLEQAIDRSMISIIVFSKSYADSSWCLDELVKIMECRERLGQQVIPLFYNVDASDVRNQKGSFAQAFEKHEGKHEKEKVKRWKKALTQVADLCGEDLKNADNGHEAKFVKKILGEVNKQLYSKYQLDIEHLVGITSRLKDVVRMIDIENSGSKDVVRMIGILGMGGIGKTTLAKAIYNKVEGSYEGRSFLANVREPINGLVGLQEQLLNDILKCEGIKVRSVAKGIDMIRARLCCKRALVIIDDADDLQQLKAIARARDWFGPGSRIIITTRDKHLLEQIGVDGTYMAEEMDEKEALELFGWHAFESGYPNQEYLDLSKRVIRYCRGLPLALEVVGSFLIKRPTAEWESHLEKLERSPDGDIQKILRISFDGLPDEEKREIFLDISCFFIGMDKDYVTQILKGCGFAQPIGISVLIERCLVTVSEENKLMMHDLLRDMGREIVYENAQGHREKFSRLWKREDVTDVLSDESGTKKIEGVALDLDLDSDLDLTKFSAQAFTNMKKLRLLHLSGVELTGEYKDFPKKLIWLCWRRFPLKSIPDDFPTQPKLVALDLQYSELKIVWKDCKLHQNLKILNLSHSYFLTKSPDFMKLPNLEELILKSCHSLSKVHSSIGDLGRLSLVNLKGCTDLEDLPLNFYKSKSIKTLILNGCSSFEKLAEGLGDMVSLTTLKADVTAIRQIPSSILKLKKLKALSLCYVKGLPSTNLLPPSLHSLSSLRELALANCSLTNDAVPKDLGSLISLERLDLACNDFCSLPSLSRLSELQDLSLHKCKNLRAIPDLPTNLKVLRADGCIALEKMPDFSEMSNIRELYLRDSGKLTEIPGLYKSLNSMTRIHMEKCTKLTADFRKNILQVWTSCGYGGIFLSGNDIPDWFHCVHDDDIVYFTVPQSDGRSLKGLTLSFGFSFSKLFIIGFLISIKNMTKCTELEARIIPDCRTEGYYLWQGQLSNDELKLQDGDKVLIEIIVEDYYRVKVKVKKTGVSLVWDKFMNENMIDYHLCAYERRPSQNLVNDDDIIHVEDDNHITKSPDFSKFPNLDKLILKGCKELIKVHSSIGNLGRLSLVNLEDCRMLKGLPLTFYKSKSIETLILNGCSRFQNLADGLGDMVSLTILKADNTAIRKIPSSIVKLKKLRILSLSGCRRLTKDAIPSLAGLSKLEVLCLNACRKLRAIPDLPTNLYVLKANGCPKLERIPEFSKMSNMRELYLCDSFRLTEVPGLDKSLDSMTRIHMERCTNLTTDFRNNILQRWTSCGFGGIYLNGIYDIPEWFKFVNHVDNIVFFEVPQRIMGRDLKGLTICFVYSSDMPKLVDSEGPKLEGTIVKRCAPFGRR; this is translated from the exons ATGGATGCCAGGAAAGCCCATAAAGCCTCATCTTCATCCTCACCATCCTCCTCATCAAAACGTTGGAAGTACGACGTGTTCTTGAGCTTCAGAGGTGAAGACACACGCAAGGGCTTCACAGGCCACCTCCACGCCGCATTATCTGATGCCGGAATCAGCGCCTTTCTTGACGACAACGAGCTAGAAAGAGCAGAATTTATAAAAACCCAACTGGAGCAGGCAATCGACAGGTCCATGATCTCCATAATTGTCTTCTCCAAGAGTTATGCCGATTCAAGTTGGTGTCTTGACGAGCTGGTGAAGATCATGGAGTGTAGAGAAAGATTGGGGCAACAGGTTATTCCATTGTTCTACAATGTTGATGCTTCAGATGTCCGGAACCAAAAAGGTAGTTTTGCACAAGCATTTGAGAAACATGAAGgtaaacatgagaaagaaaaggtaaaGCGATGGAAAAAGGCTCTCACTCAAGTTGCAGATTTGTGTGGGGAAGATCTTAAAAATGCTGACAATGG GCATGAAGCAAAGTTTGTCAAGAAAATTCTTGGGGAGGTTAATAAGCAGTTGTACAGCAAATACCAATTAGACATCGAACACCTTGTTGGAATTACTTCTCGGCTGAAAGATGTTGTTCGCATGATTGATATTGAAAATTCAGGTTCTAAGGATGTTGTTCGCATGATTGGTATTTTGGGGATGGGCGGCATTGGGAAAACAACGCTTGCCAAAGCCATTTATAACAAAGTTGAAGGTAGCTATGAAGGTAGGAGTTTCCTCGCAAACGTGAGGGAACCCATTAATGGTCTGGTTGGTTTGCAAGAACAACTTCTAAATGATATCTTGAAATGCGAGGGCATAAAGGTTCGCTCTGTTGCTAAAGGGATCGATATGATAAGAGCAAGACTTTGCTGTAAAAGAGCACTTGTCATAATTGACGATGCAGATGATCTACAGCAACTAAAAGCAATAGCTAGAGCTCGTGATTGGTTTGGTCCTGGAAGCAGAATTATTATAACAACAAGAGATAAACATTTGCTAGAGCAAATTGGAGTGGATGGCACTTATATGGCTGAAGAAATGGATGAAAAAGAAGCTCTAGAGCTCTTTGGTTGGCATGCCTTTGAAAGTGGTTATCCTAATCAAGAATATCTTGACCTCTCAAAACGTGTAATTCGTTACTGTCGAGGCTTGCCTCTAGCACTTGAAGTTGTAGGGTCTTTTCTGATTAAAAGACCCACAGCGGAGTGGGAAAGCCATTTGGAGAAATTGGAAAGAAGTCCTGATGGAGATATTCAAAAAATACTCAGAATAAGCTTTGACGGGCTACCTGatgaggaaaagagagagatattCCTTGATATATCCTGTTTCTTTATAGGAATGGACAAGGACTATGTAACACAAATATTAAAGGGATGTGGCTTTGCTCAACCGATAGGAATCAGTGTCCTCATTGAACGGTGCCTTGTAACTGTTAGTGAGGAAAACAAGCTGATGATGCATGATTTGCTTCGAGACATGGGAAGAGAGATTGTTTATGAAAATGCCCAGGGTCACCGTGAAAAATTTAGTAGATTGTGGAAACGTGAAGACGTAACAGATGTATTGAGCGATGAATCT ggaaccaaaaaaattgaaggagTTGCTCTAGATTTGGATCTAGATTCGGATCTAGATTTGACTAAATTCAGTGCACAAGCATTTACCAACATGAAAAAACTGAGGTTACTCCACCTCAGCGGAGTAGAGCTCACTGGAGAGTACAAAGATTTTCCCAAAAAGTTAATATGGTTGTGCTGGCGTAGATTCCCTTTAAAGTCCATACCAGATGACTTTCCTACGCAACCAAAACTAGTTGCTTTAGACCTGCAGTATAGCGAACTCAAAATAGTTTGGAAGGATTGCAAG TTGCATCAGAATTTGAAAATCCTTAATCTCAGTCATTcctattttctaacaaaatcaCCGGACTTTATGAAACTACCAAATCTCGAGGAATTGATATTGAAATCCTGTCATAGTTTGTCTAAGGTTCACTCATCCATCGGGGATCTTGGAAGACTTTCTTTGGTAAATCTTAAAGGCTGCACCGATCTAGAGGATCTCCCactgaatttctataaatccAAGTCTATTAAAACTCTTATACTTAATGGTtgttcaagttttgaaaagttGGCTGAGGGCTTAGGGGACATGGTATCATTGACAACTCTGAAAGCAGATGTGACAGCCATAAGACAAATACCATCTTCCatattaaaattgaagaaactgAAAGCTTTATCTTTATGTTATGTGAAAGGGTTGCCATCAACAAATCTTTTGCCTCCTTCATTGCATAGTTTAAGCTCTTTAAGAGAATTAGCTCTTGCAAACTGTAGTTTAACTAATGATGCAGTCCCCAAGGATCTCGGTAGCCTAATTTCCTTAGAAAGGTTAGATCTTGCATGCAATGACTTTTGCAGCCTACCAAGCCTCAGTCGTCTTTCAGAGCTTCAAGATTTGTCTTTACATAAGTGCAAAAATCTTCGTGCAATCCCAGATTTACCAACAAATTTGAAAGTCTTACGAGCAGATGGCTGCATTGCATTGGAAAAAATGCCAGATTTTTCAGAAATGTCAAATATAAGAGAATTGTATCTACGTGATTCAGGCAAACTCACTGAGATTCCAGGCCTGTATAAGTCATTAAACTCCATGACAAGGATTCATATGGAGAAGTGCACTAAACTCACTGCCGATTTTAGGAAGAACATCCTACAG GTATGGACTTCTTGCGGATATGGTGGCATTTTTCTCAGTGGAAATGATATTCCTGATTGGTTCCACTGTGTCCATGACGATGATATTGTGTATTTCACTGTGCCTCAAAGTGATGGTCGAAGTTTGAAAGGGTTAACTTTGTCCTTCGGTTTCTCCTTTTCAAAACTTTTCATTATTGGTTTTCTCATTAGCATTAAAAACATGACCAAGTGTACTGAGCTTGAAGCCAGGATCATACCCGATTGTCGAACTGAGGGTTATTATCTTTGGCAGGGACAGTTATCAAATGACGAGCTCAAATTGCAAGACGGTGATAAAGTCTTGATTGAAATAATAGTGGAGGATTATTATAGGGTGAAGGTCAAGGTGAAGAAAACAG GTGTTAGTCTGGTATGGGACAAATTTATGAACGAAAATATGATTGATTACCATCTTTGTGCGTATGAACGACGCCCATCTCAAAATCTGGTCAATGATGATGACATCATTCATGTCGAAGATGATAATCACATAACAAAATCACCAGACttttcaaaattcccaaaTCTCGATAAGTTGATATTGAAAGGTTGTAAGGAGTTGATTAAGGTTCACTCATCCATCGGGAATCTTGGAAGACTTTCTTTGGTAAATCTTGAAGACTGCCGAATGCTAAAGGGTCTCCCACTGACTTTCTATAAATCCAAGTCTATTGAAACTCTTATACTGAATGGTTGTTCAAGATTTCAAAACTTGGCTGATGGCTTAGGGGACATGGTATCATTGACAATTTTGAAAGCAGATAACACAGCCATCAGAAAAATTCCATCTTCCATAgtaaaattgaagaagttgAGAATTTTATCTCTATCTG GCTGCCGGAGGTTAACTAAGGATGCAATCCCAAGTCTCGCTGGTCTTTCAAAGCTCGAGGTCTTGTGTTTAAATGCATGCAGAAAACTTCGTGCAATCCCAGATTTACCAACCAATTTGTATGTTCTGAAAGCAAATGGCTGCCCAAAATTGGAAAGAATTCCAGAATTTTCAAAAATGTCGAATATGAGAGAATTGTATCTCTGTGATTCGTTCAGACTCACTGAGGTTCCAGGCCTGGATAAGTCATTAGACTCCATGACAAGGATTCATATGGAACGCTGCACCAATCTGACTACCGATTTTAGGAACAACATCCtacag AGATGGACTTCTTGCGGATTTGGTGGAATTTATTTGAATGGAATTTATGATATTCCTGAGTGGTTCAAATTCGTCAATCATGTGGACAATATCGTCTTCTTTGAAGTTCCTCAAAGAATCATGGGTCGTGATTTAAAAGGGTTAACTATATGCTTCGTTTACTCTTCAGACATGCCAAAACTCGTAGATTCTGAaggtccaaaacttgaag GGACAATTGTCAAACGATGTGCTCCGTTTGGAAGGCGGTAA